DNA sequence from the Pseudomonas fluorescens Q2-87 genome:
GATCCATTCGATTTCCTTTGTGTTGATCAGCTCAAGAATGTTTGCAGCAAGTCGTTGAGAAACAATTGTCCGCGCTCGGTGGCTGCCAGACGTGTCGGTTCGACCTGCAACAAACCGCTTTGTTCGGCCTCGCGCCGGCCTTCGGCCAGGCTTTCCAGGGGCAGCCCGGTGCGCTCGGGGTAGAGCCGCGCTTCCACGCCTTCGGTCAGGCGCAGGGCGTTCATCAAGAACTCGAATGGCAGCTCTTCGTTGGCCAGGGCTTTCTCGCCGGCCAGGAAACGTTTGGCCGGGTTGAGGTAATCCTTGGGCAGGCGGGTCTTCCAGGTGCGAACGATGCGTCCGTCCGGATGACTGAGCTTGCCATGGGCGCCGGCACCGATGCCGATGAAGTCGCCGAAGCTCCAGTAATTGAGGTTATGCCGCGCCGGCCTGCCGGGCTGGGCATACGCCGAGACTTCGTACTGGGCGTAGCCGTGCTCGGCCAGCAGCGCTTGACCGGCTTCCTGGATGTCCCAGAGCGTGTCGTCTTCGGGCAGGGTCGGCGGTTGGTTCCAGAACACCGTATTCGGCTCCAGCGTCAGCTGGTACCAGGACAGGTGCGTTGGCTTCAAGGCGATGGCCTGGCGCAGATCGCCCAGGGCATCGTCGAGGGACTGATCGGGCAGGCCATGCATCAAGTCCAGGTTGAAGTTATCGAAGCCGGCCTGGCGAGCCATGCCGGCGGCGCGTATCGCCTCGTCACCGTTATGGATCCGGCCCAGGGCCTCGAGCTTGGCCTGCTGGAAACTCTGGATGCCGATGGACAGGCGGTTGATCCCCAGCGCCCGGTAGGCCACGAATTTTTCCTGCTCGAAGGTGCCGGGGTTGGCTTCCAGGGTGATTTCGATATCCGGGGCGAAGGCGATTCGTGCCTCGACACCTTTGAGCAACCGGCCCAGGGCCTGGGCGCTGAACAGGCTGGGGGTGCCGCCGCCGAAGAAGATCGAGCTCAACGCGCGTCCATGCACCCCGTGCAGGTCCTGGTCAAGGTCGGCCAGCAAGGCGTCGACGTACTCCTCTTCCGGCAGTTGCGCGCTGGCGGTGTGGGAATTGAAGTCGCAATACGGGCATTTGCGCACGCACCAGGGGATGTGGACATACAGCGCCAGGGGCGGCAGCACCGGCAGCGGCGCCCGAGGCGTTTGTGCTCCGCCGTGAATCAGCGGGGCTGGAGCGTCATCGGTCATTGCAGACCCAGGCGCTGACGCAGCAGGACCATGGCCCGGGCGCGGTGGCTCAGCTGGTTTTTTTCCACCGGGCCGAGCTCGGCGCTGGAGCAATTGCGTTCCGGCACCCAGAACAGCGGGTCGTAGCCGAAACCGTGCTCGCCACTGGCCTCGGTGAGGATGCGCCCGTGCCACAAACCTTCGCAG
Encoded proteins:
- the hemW gene encoding radical SAM family heme chaperone HemW produces the protein MTDDAPAPLIHGGAQTPRAPLPVLPPLALYVHIPWCVRKCPYCDFNSHTASAQLPEEEYVDALLADLDQDLHGVHGRALSSIFFGGGTPSLFSAQALGRLLKGVEARIAFAPDIEITLEANPGTFEQEKFVAYRALGINRLSIGIQSFQQAKLEALGRIHNGDEAIRAAGMARQAGFDNFNLDLMHGLPDQSLDDALGDLRQAIALKPTHLSWYQLTLEPNTVFWNQPPTLPEDDTLWDIQEAGQALLAEHGYAQYEVSAYAQPGRPARHNLNYWSFGDFIGIGAGAHGKLSHPDGRIVRTWKTRLPKDYLNPAKRFLAGEKALANEELPFEFLMNALRLTEGVEARLYPERTGLPLESLAEGRREAEQSGLLQVEPTRLAATERGQLFLNDLLQTFLS